One Nerophis ophidion isolate RoL-2023_Sa linkage group LG06, RoL_Noph_v1.0, whole genome shotgun sequence genomic region harbors:
- the LOC133554635 gene encoding guanine nucleotide-binding protein G(t) subunit alpha-2-like, producing the protein MGAGASAEDKKSKELEKQLQEDADKDSKTVKLLLLGAGESGKSTIVKQMKILHQGGYTKEEQLEFRAIIYGNILQSALAIIRGMEILGIDFGAPSAQENAQKLQNLSDSIEEGTMPPELADVIQKLWKDSGVQAGFERAAEYQLNDSAGYYLNEMDRICKPDYLPTEQDVLRSRVKTTGIIEEQFSCKELHFRMFDVGGQRSERKKWIHCFEGVTCIIFCGALSAYDMVLVEDDEVNRMHESLHLFNSICNHRFFALTSIVLFLNKKDLFEEKIKKVHLSICFPDYDGSNTYEDASNYIKAQFEELNMKKGVKEIYSHLTCATDTKNVEIVFNAVTDIIIKENLKDCGLF; encoded by the exons ATGGGTGCGGGAGCCAGCGCAGAGGACAAAAAGTCCAAGGAGTTGGAAAAGCAACTTCAGGAAGATGCTGACAAGGACTCCAAGACGGTCAAATTATTACTGCTTG GTGCTGGAGAGTCAGGGAAAAGCACCATCGTTAAGCAAATGAA GATTCTGCATCAAGGCGGTTACACAAAAGAGGAACAGCTTGAGTTCAGAGCCATCATTTATGGCAACATCCTGCAGTCGGCTCTGGCTATCATCAGAGGCATGGAGATTCTGGGCATTGACTTCGGTGCTCCCTCTGCACAG GAGAACGCTCAGAAGCTACAAAACTTGTCCGACTCCATCGAGGAAGGTACCATGCCTCCTGAGCTGGCTGATGTCATCCAGAAGTTGTGGAAAGACTCCGGCGTGCAGGCCGGATTCGAAAGAGCTGCTGAGTACCAACTCAACGACTCTGCTGGCTA TTACCTCAACGAAATGGACAGAATCTGCAAACCTGACTACCTCCCTACTGAGCAGGATGTGCTGCGATCTCGAGTCAAAACAACTGGTATCATTGAAGAACAGTTCTCCTGCAAAGAGTTGCATTTCAG GATGTTCGATGTAGGAGGCCAGAGGTCAGAGAGAAAGAAGTGGATCCATTGTTTTGAGGGTGTGACCTGCATCATCTTTTGCGGCGCCCTCAGTGCATATGACATGGTGCTGGTCGAGGATGACGAAGTG AACCGCATGCACGAGTCCCTCCATCTATTCAACAGTATCTGCAACCATAGGTTCTTTGCGCTGACCTCCATTGTTTTGTTCCTCAACAAGAAAGATCTTTTTGAGGAGAAGATCAAAAAGGTCCACCTGAGCATCTGCTTTCCAGACTATGACG GTTCAAACACGTATGAAGATGCCAGCAACTACATCAAGGCGCAGTTTGAGGAACTGAACATGAAGAAGGGCGTGAAAGAAATCTATTCCCACTTGACTTGTGCCACAGACACAAAGAACGTCGAGATTGTGTTCAACGCTGTCACAGACATCATCATCAAGGAGAACCTTAAAGACTGTGGTCTCTTCTAA